One Pseudanabaena sp. BC1403 DNA segment encodes these proteins:
- a CDS encoding nucleotidyltransferase family protein: MNSNKHSSHILFSSTTERKAESKNVVDTDKMYGYILAARKREQARQESLRHLQSRGIETAKQAARILRQKFSATRVVLFGSMLQPKIHENSDIDLAVWNLSKSDYFQAVGKLQGLSEFAIDLIEAENASDYIVEAIAQGIEL, from the coding sequence ATGAATAGTAATAAACATTCCTCTCACATTTTGTTCTCTTCTACAACTGAGAGAAAGGCAGAAAGCAAAAATGTTGTTGATACTGACAAAATGTATGGCTACATTCTCGCAGCGAGAAAAAGGGAACAAGCAAGGCAAGAAAGTCTCAGACACTTGCAAAGTCGTGGTATTGAAACTGCTAAACAAGCTGCAAGAATTCTACGTCAAAAGTTTAGTGCCACAAGAGTAGTACTATTTGGGTCAATGCTGCAACCTAAAATTCATGAGAACTCAGATATAGATCTTGCAGTATGGAACTTATCAAAATCTGACTATTTCCAAGCAGTTGGTAAACTACAAGGTCTTAGTGAATTTGCGATCGATCTCATCGAGGCAGAAAATGCGTCTGATTACATTGTTGAGGCGATCGCTCAAGGCATAGAATTATGA